The Nocardioides sp. S-1144 genome includes a region encoding these proteins:
- a CDS encoding Leu/Phe/Val dehydrogenase — MSVTSSVTSVTSSPPSLPADVFELGAEHEQVVFCQDAATGLRAIVAIHSTALGPALGGTRFHPYATTADALADVLDLSRGMSYKAALGGLDLGGGKAVIIGDPATLKSEALLRAYGRFVESLSGRYLTACDVGTYSEDMDHVARESRHVTGRTVAHGGAGDSSVLTAYGVFRGLLAAAEAAWGTDSLEGRVVGVSGVGKVGRHLVGHLVEAGASVVVTDVSDQALDRVRDEHAGVRVAESTEALVASPLDVYAPCALGHALTDEVVEVLSARVVCGAANNQLAHPGVEKALADRGVVYAPDYCVNAGGLIQVADELEGFSFARAQQRAARIYDTTRAVLELAASDGVPPATAADRLAERRMREVGRLRGIWLG, encoded by the coding sequence CGCCGACGTCTTCGAGCTGGGCGCCGAGCACGAGCAGGTCGTCTTCTGCCAGGACGCCGCCACCGGGCTGCGCGCCATCGTCGCGATCCACTCGACCGCCCTCGGCCCGGCCCTCGGCGGCACCCGCTTCCACCCGTACGCGACGACGGCCGACGCCCTGGCCGACGTCCTCGACCTCTCCCGCGGGATGTCCTACAAGGCCGCGCTGGGCGGGCTCGACCTGGGCGGCGGCAAGGCCGTCATCATCGGCGACCCCGCCACGCTCAAGTCCGAGGCGCTGCTGCGGGCCTACGGCCGGTTCGTGGAGTCGCTCTCGGGGCGCTACCTGACGGCGTGCGACGTCGGCACCTACTCCGAGGACATGGACCACGTCGCGCGCGAGTCGCGGCACGTCACCGGCCGCACGGTCGCCCACGGCGGCGCCGGCGACAGCTCGGTCCTGACCGCCTACGGCGTCTTCCGCGGCCTGCTCGCCGCGGCCGAGGCCGCCTGGGGCACCGACAGCCTGGAGGGGCGCGTGGTCGGCGTCTCCGGGGTCGGCAAGGTCGGCCGGCACCTCGTCGGCCACCTCGTCGAGGCCGGCGCCTCGGTGGTCGTCACCGACGTGTCGGACCAGGCGCTCGACCGGGTCCGCGACGAGCACGCCGGCGTCCGGGTCGCGGAGTCCACCGAGGCGCTGGTCGCCTCGCCGCTGGACGTCTACGCCCCCTGCGCCCTCGGACACGCCCTGACCGACGAGGTCGTCGAGGTGCTCTCGGCCCGCGTCGTGTGCGGCGCGGCCAACAACCAGCTCGCCCACCCGGGCGTCGAGAAGGCCCTCGCCGACCGCGGCGTCGTCTACGCCCCCGACTACTGCGTCAACGCCGGCGGCCTGATCCAGGTCGCCGACGAGCTCGAGGGCTTCTCCTTCGCCCGGGCCCAGCAGCGCGCCGCGCGGATCTACGACACCACCCGCGCCGTCCTCGAGCTGGCCGCCTCGGACGGCGTCCCGCCCGCGACCGCCGCCGACCGGCTCGCCGAGCGCCGGATGCGCGAGGTCGGCCGCCTGCGCGGCATCTGGCTCGGCTGA